A genomic region of Methanofollis fontis contains the following coding sequences:
- a CDS encoding YbbN family protein, producing the protein MAVKILCYYQEGCMGCIEQEPINREVEGALGVVIEERDALTHTDDIGAYGLKVTPTVLVLVDDEVRERFEGVVHREALEEAIKKYL; encoded by the coding sequence ATGGCAGTGAAGATCCTCTGTTATTATCAGGAGGGGTGCATGGGGTGCATCGAGCAGGAACCCATCAACCGAGAGGTTGAAGGGGCGCTCGGTGTTGTGATCGAAGAGCGGGACGCCCTCACACATACAGACGATATCGGTGCGTATGGACTCAAAGTGACACCGACCGTTCTTGTTCTGGTCGATGACGAGGTGCGGGAGCGGTTTGAGGGTGTTGTCCACCGGGAGGCGCTCGAGGAGGCGATAAAAAAGTATTTATAG
- a CDS encoding Hsp20/alpha crystallin family protein — translation MVRRGGFHSFWRDFDEMMNEMRAEMEGRFQSLLTETGTGHYLPAIRGEGLRVDVCSHEDEIVVAADLPGADRENVSLRLVTPRLLEIAAIQKQEKEGEEEGYFMRERVYGSMKRTVSLPAEVTEEGASATFKNGVLEVHLKKVEVERGTLIPIE, via the coding sequence ATGGTACGAAGAGGCGGATTTCATTCATTCTGGAGAGACTTCGATGAGATGATGAACGAGATGAGGGCCGAGATGGAAGGCCGTTTCCAGTCCCTGCTGACAGAGACCGGCACCGGGCACTATCTTCCGGCCATCCGGGGGGAGGGCCTGCGCGTGGATGTCTGCTCTCACGAAGACGAGATTGTGGTGGCTGCAGATCTGCCGGGAGCTGACCGCGAGAACGTTTCCCTGCGACTGGTCACACCGCGGCTCCTTGAGATTGCTGCCATTCAGAAACAGGAGAAAGAGGGAGAAGAGGAAGGGTATTTCATGCGGGAACGGGTCTATGGGAGCATGAAAAGGACGGTCTCCCTGCCGGCCGAAGTGACGGAAGAGGGTGCCTCTGCAACATTTAAAAACGGCGTCCTTGAGGTGCACCTGAAAAAAGTGGAGGTTGAGCGGGGTACGCTCATCCCGATCGAATGA
- a CDS encoding CBS pair associated ParBc domain-containing protein yields MDKKRVKDYMTYDVVTVGIHETGKGVIDKIQKTGHDGFPVVNDQKEVVGYISARDLLAVHPGTPVERIMSRHLIVADPEMSINDAARVIFRSGIQKLPVVDEHNRLIGIISNADVIRSQIERVSPEKVYNFMDTLRRLHGIEPTLKRGYVPIDELLPTQARIYQDELEGRIYEIKKGLAEPLIVVKRPGRYILVDGHHRAIAAKRLGHKTLDAYIIMIAENLELGMERTARAQNLRTLNDIAVMDYARHPLVAVTHRLVRQN; encoded by the coding sequence ATGGATAAAAAACGGGTCAAGGACTACATGACCTATGATGTCGTCACCGTGGGTATCCATGAGACCGGAAAGGGCGTGATCGATAAGATCCAGAAGACCGGGCACGACGGTTTTCCGGTGGTCAATGACCAGAAAGAAGTTGTCGGATACATCTCGGCGCGTGACCTCCTTGCCGTCCATCCCGGAACGCCGGTGGAGCGGATCATGAGTCGCCACCTCATCGTCGCCGATCCGGAAATGAGCATCAATGACGCCGCACGGGTGATCTTTCGGTCGGGCATCCAGAAACTTCCGGTCGTCGATGAACACAACCGCCTGATCGGCATCATATCCAACGCCGATGTGATCAGGTCCCAGATCGAGCGTGTCTCACCGGAAAAAGTCTATAATTTCATGGACACATTGCGCCGCCTGCACGGGATCGAACCGACCCTGAAACGCGGCTATGTCCCCATCGACGAACTCCTCCCGACACAGGCGCGGATCTATCAGGACGAACTCGAGGGACGGATATACGAGATTAAAAAAGGGCTGGCCGAGCCCCTGATCGTTGTCAAACGACCCGGTCGCTATATTCTCGTCGACGGACATCACCGGGCGATTGCCGCCAAGAGGCTCGGTCACAAGACCCTCGACGCCTATATCATCATGATTGCAGAAAATCTGGAGCTGGGGATGGAACGGACCGCCAGGGCACAGAATCTCCGCACCCTCAACGACATCGCCGTCATGGACTATGCCCGTCACCCCCTTGTCGCCGTCACCCATCGACTGGTGCGGCAGAACTAG
- a CDS encoding nucleotidyltransferase family protein encodes MKVCIMCGGEGTRLRPLTFERPKPCIPIVNRPSISHLVTHLADLGFTEMVVTLGYKGDDIERALGDGSLFGAEITYVHEEIKLGTAGSVKNAQQFLDGAPFLVVGGDHVADLNLLEFYREHIRGDAIASIGLISIDDPSEYGIAEIDVTYQIKRFKEKPGPGEIFSNLASTGMYVCSPEIFDYIPSGEKTDFAKNVFPRLMNEGRTIKGWLARGNWTDVGSPRSLRQAERWKLQEISTTNIAGDLHVKGAKIVGPVSLGGSISLGSNSQIIGPVSIGAGTTIESNVLIGPYTSIGEDCVIKNNAKIFSSSIYNQVVVGSRTTVSGSIIDNDTIIGDTCSVENDTVIGPRVVIQNNVTIHSGTRLWPEVIVPDGSIVKEHVLNEKYDLRCEGS; translated from the coding sequence ATGAAGGTCTGCATCATGTGCGGCGGTGAGGGCACCCGCCTGCGCCCCCTCACGTTTGAGCGCCCAAAGCCCTGCATCCCGATCGTGAACCGTCCGTCGATCAGTCATCTGGTCACCCATCTCGCCGATCTCGGGTTTACGGAGATGGTGGTCACGCTGGGGTACAAAGGGGACGACATCGAACGTGCGCTCGGCGACGGATCCCTCTTCGGTGCCGAGATCACCTATGTGCATGAGGAGATCAAACTCGGAACCGCAGGAAGCGTGAAAAATGCGCAGCAATTCCTTGACGGTGCTCCTTTCCTTGTCGTCGGGGGCGACCATGTGGCAGACCTCAACCTCCTTGAGTTCTACCGTGAGCACATCCGCGGTGATGCGATCGCCTCTATTGGGCTCATATCCATCGACGATCCCTCGGAATACGGCATCGCCGAGATCGACGTGACCTATCAGATCAAGCGTTTCAAGGAGAAGCCCGGTCCAGGCGAGATATTCTCAAATCTTGCATCGACCGGGATGTATGTCTGCAGTCCGGAGATCTTTGACTATATCCCGTCCGGTGAGAAGACGGACTTTGCCAAGAACGTCTTTCCCCGCCTGATGAATGAGGGGCGGACGATCAAGGGATGGCTTGCCCGCGGGAACTGGACCGATGTCGGCAGCCCCCGTTCGCTCAGGCAGGCCGAACGCTGGAAGCTTCAGGAGATCTCGACCACCAATATCGCCGGCGATCTCCATGTGAAGGGGGCAAAAATTGTCGGTCCGGTCTCTCTTGGCGGTTCGATCTCGCTGGGATCGAATTCCCAGATCATTGGTCCGGTCTCCATCGGCGCAGGGACGACTATCGAGAGCAATGTGCTCATCGGCCCGTACACGAGCATCGGCGAAGATTGTGTCATCAAGAACAATGCGAAGATCTTCTCGTCCTCGATCTACAACCAGGTGGTGGTCGGCAGCCGGACCACCGTTTCGGGCTCCATCATCGATAACGACACGATCATCGGCGACACCTGTTCGGTGGAGAACGACACGGTGATCGGACCAAGGGTGGTGATCCAGAACAATGTCACCATCCACTCGGGGACGCGCCTGTGGCCCGAGGTGATCGTGCCCGACGGATCGATCGTCAAGGAGCATGTGCTCAACGAAAAATATGACCTGAGGTGTGAGGGCTCCTAG
- a CDS encoding YkgJ family cysteine cluster protein, translating to MAEKDILPEDEIHLMREEPFSCTLCGRCCMTFGKYIKIDRQTGPQDYLCTETVTGTSFSVRVEDRFLPLFRRPSPQWTHPSACPFLRQGGEGFICTVHGSRPPVCRSYTCCGMRVMREGAVVGELRGRRDLKTGDAGLRAIWDEQIRRLDLPDPEWRRRVSDILEIEGFETAWYV from the coding sequence ATGGCAGAAAAGGATATCCTGCCGGAGGATGAGATTCATCTGATGAGAGAGGAGCCCTTTTCCTGCACCCTCTGCGGGAGGTGCTGCATGACCTTCGGGAAATATATCAAGATCGATCGCCAGACCGGACCGCAGGACTACCTCTGCACCGAGACAGTCACCGGAACCTCCTTTTCCGTGCGGGTGGAGGACCGTTTCCTGCCCCTCTTCAGGCGACCGTCCCCCCAGTGGACGCATCCATCTGCCTGCCCGTTTCTCAGGCAGGGGGGGGAGGGGTTCATCTGCACCGTTCACGGTTCGAGGCCCCCGGTCTGCAGGAGTTATACCTGCTGCGGGATGCGGGTGATGCGCGAGGGCGCTGTCGTTGGAGAACTGCGGGGCAGGCGGGACCTGAAGACCGGCGATGCAGGATTGAGAGCGATCTGGGATGAGCAGATCAGGAGACTCGATCTGCCTGACCCAGAATGGCGCCGGAGGGTCTCGGACATCCTGGAAATAGAAGGGTTTGAAACGGCATGGTACGTCTGA
- a CDS encoding type II secretion system protein E, whose amino-acid sequence MIDAFARKRSIERNEAILELIEAGFARFQEGGVVEVEKQRSFEEFATIRKDVAELKESIANMRDELRLVHHTLESDYTKEAHCVPYQTKNIWDFLRRD is encoded by the coding sequence ATGATTGATGCATTTGCACGGAAACGCTCTATAGAGCGGAACGAGGCGATTCTTGAACTTATTGAGGCGGGATTTGCCCGTTTTCAGGAGGGCGGTGTGGTCGAGGTCGAGAAACAGCGGTCGTTTGAGGAGTTTGCAACCATCAGAAAGGACGTGGCAGAACTCAAGGAGAGTATTGCAAACATGCGGGATGAACTCCGACTGGTTCATCATACTCTCGAGTCAGATTACACGAAAGAGGCCCATTGCGTCCCGTACCAGACAAAAAATATCTGGGATTTTTTGCGGCGTGACTAA
- a CDS encoding cobyric acid synthase: MSLMVLGTSSHVGKSTLVAGICRVLKNRGITNAPFKSQNMSLNSWVTADGAEIGIAQAVQAHAAGVEPSADMNPVLLKPKGESVCQIVLLGRPYQDVQIPDYYCETDSLLQEAVAAYRRLEGAYGEIIVEGAGGAAEVNLYDRDIANIQLARALRLPILLVADIERGGVFAQVYGTISLLPEDIRPLVAGIIVNKFRGDPALFAGGIRILEELTAVPVLGVLPFAETGIPSEDSLSIADKMTSGNPIRIAVVRLPRIANFTDFELLERCAAVVYVRPGESLDGYDCIIIPGTKNTLEDLAVLRSSGAADEICRRRKDGVPVIGICGGFQMLGDHLIDAGFESGEPVEVEGLGLLRTITTFSSYQKTTRQVRCRSGDVGPILSRIGDVEGYEIHMGETDIGDSLPAFDETGAVSGDGLVFGTYLHGLFMLPPVVDALLSFLSERRGLEYTGVTPAGDPYDRLASILEEHLDMDRITRICIPGHHA; encoded by the coding sequence ATGTCGCTGATGGTCCTCGGAACCTCCTCCCACGTCGGTAAGAGCACGCTGGTCGCAGGCATCTGCCGGGTCCTGAAGAACCGTGGGATCACGAACGCTCCCTTCAAATCACAGAATATGAGTCTGAACTCCTGGGTGACCGCCGACGGAGCTGAGATCGGGATCGCCCAGGCGGTGCAGGCGCATGCGGCGGGTGTGGAACCATCGGCCGATATGAACCCCGTCCTTCTCAAACCAAAGGGGGAATCGGTCTGCCAGATCGTGTTGCTGGGCCGTCCGTATCAGGATGTGCAGATCCCGGACTACTACTGCGAAACCGATTCCCTCCTCCAGGAGGCGGTGGCGGCGTACCGGCGGCTGGAGGGGGCATATGGTGAAATCATTGTCGAGGGCGCCGGAGGGGCGGCCGAGGTCAATCTCTATGATCGTGATATCGCCAATATCCAGCTTGCCAGGGCTCTTCGTCTCCCCATCCTGCTCGTCGCCGATATCGAACGAGGTGGTGTCTTTGCTCAGGTTTACGGCACCATCTCTCTCCTCCCCGAGGATATCCGCCCCCTCGTCGCGGGAATCATCGTGAATAAGTTCAGGGGTGATCCGGCGCTCTTTGCGGGGGGTATCCGGATTCTTGAGGAGCTCACCGCCGTGCCGGTTCTGGGAGTTCTGCCCTTTGCGGAGACCGGGATCCCGTCTGAAGATTCGCTCTCCATCGCCGACAAGATGACGTCAGGAAATCCCATACGGATCGCCGTCGTCCGTCTCCCCAGGATCGCCAATTTTACTGACTTCGAACTGCTTGAGCGCTGTGCCGCTGTCGTCTATGTCCGTCCCGGCGAGTCCCTGGACGGGTATGACTGCATCATCATTCCGGGTACAAAGAACACTCTTGAAGATCTTGCGGTGCTCCGCTCATCGGGAGCGGCGGACGAGATCTGCCGCAGGCGAAAGGACGGTGTGCCGGTGATCGGGATCTGCGGCGGTTTTCAGATGCTGGGCGACCACCTGATCGATGCCGGATTTGAGTCAGGGGAACCGGTCGAGGTGGAGGGACTGGGTCTCCTCCGGACGATCACGACCTTTTCGTCCTATCAGAAGACCACGCGACAGGTGCGCTGTCGGTCCGGTGACGTGGGTCCGATCCTCTCCCGGATCGGCGATGTCGAGGGATACGAGATCCACATGGGGGAGACGGATATCGGCGACTCTCTGCCGGCGTTCGACGAGACTGGAGCGGTGAGCGGGGACGGTCTGGTCTTCGGCACCTATCTGCATGGTCTCTTCATGCTCCCTCCTGTTGTGGACGCTCTCCTCTCCTTTCTTTCAGAGAGAAGAGGTCTCGAATATACCGGAGTGACGCCGGCAGGTGACCCCTATGACCGTCTCGCCTCCATCCTCGAAGAACACCTGGACATGGACCGGATCACCCGCATCTGTATCCCCGGGCATCATGCTTAA
- the yciH gene encoding stress response translation initiation inhibitor YciH, whose amino-acid sequence MNGGICPKCGLPKELCICEEVAKEQQRIQVKVNKRRYGKEVTVIDGLDPYEIDLVDLTKFLKAKLACGGTVKDTSIELQGNHKERVKELLSQKGYKLEQIN is encoded by the coding sequence ATGAATGGTGGGATATGCCCCAAATGTGGACTACCAAAAGAGCTGTGTATCTGTGAAGAGGTAGCCAAAGAACAGCAGAGAATACAGGTGAAGGTCAATAAACGCCGTTACGGCAAGGAAGTAACGGTTATCGATGGCCTTGACCCCTATGAGATCGATCTGGTTGACCTGACCAAATTCCTCAAGGCAAAACTGGCCTGCGGGGGAACGGTGAAGGATACCTCCATAGAACTGCAGGGCAACCACAAGGAACGTGTCAAAGAACTGCTCTCTCAGAAGGGGTATAAGTTGGAGCAGATCAATTAA
- a CDS encoding type II secretion system F family protein, with the protein MRFGTLIDDLLNRGDRGNTPVGTVDLDEHERHELEIVSKIETQRRTRVGLGRFLKHPFEVLTETPTNSLIATVPLAFLFLIVGFSVIIVDYGWWALFNTTMIDDVIVIAVLIPVIPLAVLDFMEGKREKNLEEALPNFFRDVAGMNDSGMTLPNAIHIVAKGEYGTLTPFVRKLDVDMSWSVPFVDAIYRFGQNLGTPLAERSVDLIAKASKAGGDVSEVLRAAAHDSYEFVSLKNERASNMLIYEVIILVAFFVFLFVILVLETTFLTTMSEAGIAASASGAGSQFMGNVNMDLYKRLFSHAAMIMGFFSGLVAGQMGEARATAGLKFSAIMLIIAWLLFRFAV; encoded by the coding sequence ATGAGATTTGGTACTCTTATTGACGATCTCCTCAACAGGGGAGATCGTGGAAACACCCCGGTGGGAACGGTGGACCTCGATGAGCATGAGCGCCATGAACTGGAGATCGTCTCGAAGATCGAAACCCAGCGCCGGACCCGGGTGGGTCTGGGGCGATTTCTCAAGCATCCCTTTGAGGTCCTGACAGAAACACCGACCAACAGTCTCATCGCCACAGTGCCGCTGGCATTTTTATTTCTCATCGTCGGTTTTTCCGTGATCATCGTTGACTATGGCTGGTGGGCCCTCTTCAACACCACCATGATCGACGACGTCATCGTGATCGCCGTGCTCATTCCGGTGATTCCGCTCGCCGTCCTCGATTTCATGGAAGGAAAACGCGAAAAAAATCTGGAAGAGGCACTTCCGAACTTCTTCAGGGACGTGGCGGGCATGAATGATTCGGGTATGACGCTCCCGAATGCCATCCATATTGTGGCAAAGGGGGAGTACGGCACCCTGACCCCCTTTGTCCGCAAACTTGATGTCGATATGTCGTGGAGTGTCCCGTTTGTCGATGCAATCTATCGATTCGGGCAGAATCTCGGCACTCCGCTTGCAGAGCGTTCGGTGGACCTTATTGCCAAGGCGAGCAAGGCCGGCGGTGACGTTTCCGAGGTGCTCCGTGCAGCGGCGCATGACAGTTACGAGTTTGTCAGCCTTAAGAACGAGCGGGCAAGCAATATGCTCATCTATGAGGTGATCATCCTTGTTGCATTCTTTGTTTTCCTCTTCGTGATCCTGGTGCTCGAGACCACATTTCTGACCACGATGTCTGAGGCCGGGATTGCTGCCTCCGCCTCGGGTGCAGGGAGCCAGTTCATGGGTAATGTGAACATGGACCTCTATAAGAGGCTGTTCTCTCATGCTGCAATGATCATGGGCTTTTTCTCGGGCCTGGTTGCCGGTCAGATGGGAGAGGCCCGCGCGACTGCAGGGCTGAAGTTTTCAGCGATCATGCTCATCATCGCATGGCTTCTCTTCAGGTTTGCGGTCTGA
- a CDS encoding type II secretion system F family protein — translation MNSFERFSFGLLGQRAKGKREEYVELRSDLMQARMKTPFEAYLSTAYLSSLLVGCVTALLLGMLTFFLDIPGMISYHGAVPGFLVALSDFKLLIGTTFVFVFSLLVFGGITYFSFMMYPKVLAGNRRRNIDATLPYAINYVTAMSTAGITPAEVFRLLGESPIYGETAVEARYISREIDLFGRDLIEAMRISSTFTPSPRMKEFLQGAMATISSGANLTEYFRNKAVQYTNENHQQQKTFLETLGLIAESYVTAMVAGTLFLIILQSIMSIIGGDANPIFLIIIIYLIVPFGSIMFIILISSMTPEV, via the coding sequence ATGAATAGTTTTGAACGCTTTAGTTTCGGCCTTCTTGGCCAGAGGGCAAAGGGCAAACGGGAGGAATATGTCGAACTAAGGAGCGATCTGATGCAGGCCCGCATGAAGACCCCCTTTGAGGCCTACCTCTCCACGGCCTATCTCTCGTCACTGCTTGTCGGATGTGTGACGGCCTTATTGCTCGGGATGCTCACATTCTTTCTGGATATCCCGGGGATGATCTCATATCATGGTGCCGTTCCCGGTTTTCTTGTTGCCCTCTCCGACTTCAAGCTCCTGATTGGAACGACATTTGTCTTCGTTTTTTCCCTCCTGGTCTTTGGCGGCATCACCTACTTCTCCTTCATGATGTATCCCAAGGTGCTGGCCGGCAACAGGCGGCGGAATATCGACGCCACGCTTCCCTATGCGATCAATTATGTGACCGCAATGTCAACGGCAGGCATCACTCCGGCCGAGGTCTTCCGTCTCCTTGGAGAAAGCCCGATATATGGCGAAACCGCTGTAGAAGCCCGGTATATCTCCCGTGAGATCGACCTTTTTGGCAGGGATCTCATTGAGGCGATGCGGATATCCTCTACCTTTACACCGAGTCCGAGGATGAAAGAGTTCTTGCAGGGTGCGATGGCGACGATCTCCTCTGGTGCAAACCTCACTGAGTATTTCAGGAACAAGGCGGTCCAGTACACCAATGAGAACCACCAGCAGCAGAAGACCTTTCTCGAAACCCTGGGTCTGATTGCCGAGAGTTATGTGACGGCGATGGTGGCCGGAACCCTCTTCCTGATCATCCTGCAGTCGATCATGTCGATCATCGGGGGAGATGCCAACCCGATCTTTCTGATTATCATCATCTATCTGATCGTGCCATTCGGGAGCATCATGTTCATCATACTGATCAGTTCGATGACCCCGGAGGTGTGA